One genomic region from Anabaena sp. PCC 7108 encodes:
- a CDS encoding DUF4351 domain-containing protein yields the protein MTRFIHDQFAKDYLEELLKPFGEVQAASQVAGEIREIDVLFTPFPNQTTNVELLGLLGKLATTPAIFEPFRNPASTEEICDCLLKSLEVRGALRRAAKREQTSKTKIEIPKLWILTPTASRNIISGFSGTTEPDSLPGIYHLPKSLHTAIVVIHQLPQTQETLWLRLLGRGTVQKRAIDELAALPLNQPYVKITLELLYNLQKNLKLNQSSQTEDQELIMRLAPLYQQDRELAKQEGEQRLIIRQLNRRVGEIDSSLIQKVQELSVEKLEELGEALLDFKSVTDLETWLVDNSIN from the coding sequence ATGACTCGCTTTATACATGACCAATTCGCAAAAGATTATTTAGAAGAATTACTCAAACCATTCGGAGAAGTGCAAGCAGCCAGTCAAGTAGCTGGAGAAATCCGAGAAATAGACGTATTATTTACACCATTTCCCAATCAAACAACCAACGTAGAACTATTAGGATTATTAGGAAAATTAGCCACAACACCAGCTATTTTTGAGCCATTTCGTAACCCAGCATCAACAGAAGAAATCTGTGATTGTCTGCTAAAATCATTAGAAGTCAGAGGTGCATTACGAAGAGCAGCCAAGCGCGAACAAACCAGCAAAACAAAAATAGAGATACCCAAATTATGGATTCTCACCCCCACAGCCTCAAGAAACATCATCTCAGGATTTAGCGGCACAACAGAACCAGATTCCTTACCCGGAATATACCATTTACCAAAATCATTACACACCGCAATTGTCGTCATTCATCAACTACCACAAACTCAAGAAACACTGTGGTTAAGACTTTTAGGTAGAGGCACAGTCCAAAAACGAGCAATTGATGAATTAGCTGCGTTACCATTAAATCAACCTTACGTCAAAATCACCTTAGAACTACTCTATAACCTCCAGAAAAATTTAAAACTCAATCAAAGTTCACAAACAGAAGATCAGGAGTTGATTATGCGATTAGCACCACTTTACCAACAAGACCGAGAACTAGCTAAACAAGAAGGAGAACAACGTCTAATTATCCGTCAATTAAATCGCCGAGTTGGTGAAATCGATTCATCATTAATTCAAAAAGTTCAAGAATTATCTGTTGAAAAACTAGAAGAATTAGGAGAAGCTTTATTAGATTTTAAATCAGTTACAGATTTAGAAACTTGGCTGGTAGATAATTCAATTAATTAG
- a CDS encoding DUF29 domain-containing protein has translation MTSATNLKQLYEIDDQQWLSENINLLKQKRFNELDLENLIEELEDLGSEKKNAVSSLLMQIIKHLLLLQYWTVEYENNVYHWRSEVVTFRDQIEGRLTKNLCNYLQQEINNIYKKALKQVKIKTNFQVDFPEECPYTLEQLLDENYL, from the coding sequence ATGACATCAGCAACTAATTTAAAACAACTTTATGAGATTGATGATCAACAATGGTTATCAGAAAATATTAATCTTTTGAAGCAAAAAAGATTTAATGAATTAGATTTAGAAAATTTAATTGAGGAGTTAGAAGATTTGGGTAGTGAAAAGAAAAATGCTGTTAGTAGTTTATTAATGCAAATTATTAAACATTTATTATTGTTACAGTATTGGACAGTCGAATATGAAAATAATGTTTATCACTGGCGATCAGAAGTGGTAACGTTTCGGGATCAAATTGAAGGGAGACTAACCAAAAATTTATGTAATTATCTTCAACAGGAAATCAATAATATTTATAAAAAAGCTTTAAAACAAGTTAAAATTAAAACTAATTTTCAAGTTGATTTTCCTGAAGAATGTCCCTATACTCTTGAACAATTGTTAGATGAAAATTATTTATAA